A single Polyodon spathula isolate WHYD16114869_AA unplaced genomic scaffold, ASM1765450v1 scaffolds_3940, whole genome shotgun sequence DNA region contains:
- the LOC121312461 gene encoding uncharacterized protein KIAA1671-like, with translation MFKDSTEEKAVQQAEEEEEEEEEERPRRSDRSPAWQPQRVPLFPGMDPSALKAQLRKRTDSDSPAEGSPSSQLPKSPFSQGTAGCRVLPPAGGKENGSEEMSPQWMKELKSKKRLSQYESNP, from the exons AGGAGAAGGCAGTGCAGCaggctgaggaggaggaggaggaggaggaggaggagagaccCAGGCGGAGTGATCGATCCCCAGCCTGGCAGCCACAGAGAGTCCCCCTCTTCCCTGGGATGGACCCCTCTGCTCTCAAG GCGCAGCTGCGGAAGAGAACAGACTCGGACAGTCCAGCAGAGGGGTCCCCTTCCTCCCAGCTCCCCAAATCCCCCTTCTCGCAGGGGACTGCTGGCTGCAGAGTGCTGCCACCTGCTGGGGGTAAAGAGAATGG CTCTGAGGAGATGTCTCCACAGTGGATGAAGGAGCTGAAATCCAAGAAGCGTCTGAGCCAATACGAGAGCAACCCCTAG